A single window of Streptomyces griseoviridis DNA harbors:
- a CDS encoding alpha/beta fold hydrolase — MTGSATSAPHVPESNPVPELPLPQLAGFTHRWVDADGVRLHAVDGGRHDGPAVVLLAGFPQTWWAWRKVMPALTHRFRVIAIDLPGQGHSERPDRGYDTHTVAAHVHAAVRALGVSTYTLVAHDIGAWVAFSLALGFERHLRGVALLDAGIPGITLPESIPTDPERAWKTWHFAFHLVPELPETLLTGREREYVGWFLKVKALSPDTFDDAEIDHYAASVAADGGLRASLAYYREAEESARENREVLKDRHLTVPVLGISSSHGSVPDMAAALRPWADDTTGIVVPGAGHFIPDEQPEAVAAALADFIADRDGNRTA; from the coding sequence GTGACCGGCTCAGCGACCAGCGCTCCGCATGTCCCCGAAAGCAACCCCGTCCCCGAGCTGCCCCTGCCGCAGCTGGCCGGATTCACCCATCGCTGGGTCGACGCGGACGGCGTCCGCCTGCACGCCGTCGACGGCGGACGGCATGACGGCCCGGCCGTCGTCCTGCTCGCCGGATTCCCGCAGACCTGGTGGGCCTGGCGCAAGGTGATGCCCGCCCTCACCCACCGGTTCCGTGTCATCGCGATCGACCTGCCGGGCCAGGGCCACTCCGAGCGTCCGGACCGCGGCTACGACACGCACACGGTCGCCGCGCACGTCCACGCCGCCGTGCGGGCTCTCGGAGTGTCGACCTACACCCTGGTCGCCCACGACATCGGCGCCTGGGTCGCCTTCTCCCTGGCCCTCGGCTTCGAGCGCCATCTGCGCGGGGTCGCGCTGCTCGACGCCGGAATCCCCGGCATCACCCTCCCGGAGTCGATCCCCACCGACCCCGAACGGGCCTGGAAGACCTGGCACTTCGCGTTCCACCTCGTGCCCGAGCTGCCCGAGACGCTGCTCACCGGCCGCGAACGGGAGTACGTCGGCTGGTTCCTGAAGGTGAAGGCCCTGTCCCCCGACACGTTCGACGACGCCGAGATCGACCACTACGCGGCGTCCGTCGCCGCCGACGGCGGCCTGCGCGCGTCCCTCGCCTACTACCGGGAGGCCGAGGAGTCGGCGCGCGAGAACCGCGAGGTGCTCAAGGACCGGCACCTGACCGTGCCGGTCCTCGGGATCTCCAGCAGCCACGGCTCCGTCCCCGACATGGCCGCCGCCCTCCGCCCCTGGGCCGACGACACCACCGGGATCGTCGTGCCCGGCGCCGGACACTTCATCCCGGACGAGCAGCCCGAGGCCGTCGCTGCCGCGCTGGCGGACTTCATCGCCGACCGGGACGGAAACCGGACCGCCTGA
- a CDS encoding SanA/YdcF family protein, producing MSRAPRVRLPRTRAGQRRLVRVVVAGCVVALLPSTWMYVVTADRLRTTADVPRTEVAIVFGAGLWNGEPSPYLAHRLDAAAELYRAGRIKVVLVTGDNSREDYDEPDAMRAYLTRHGVPDRRVVSDYAGFDTWDSCVRAKKIFGVDRAVLISQGFHIRRAVALCQAAGVTSYGVGVAAKHDVTWYYGGTREIFAAGKAALDAVFRPDPHFLGREEPGVRRALEEAG from the coding sequence GTGTCGCGCGCGCCTCGGGTGCGGCTGCCGCGCACGCGGGCCGGGCAGCGGCGGCTGGTGCGGGTCGTGGTGGCGGGGTGCGTGGTGGCGCTGCTGCCGTCGACCTGGATGTACGTCGTCACCGCCGACCGGCTGCGGACCACGGCGGACGTCCCCCGCACCGAGGTCGCGATCGTCTTCGGCGCCGGACTGTGGAACGGGGAGCCGTCGCCGTATCTCGCCCACCGCCTGGACGCGGCGGCCGAGTTGTACCGGGCGGGCCGGATCAAGGTGGTGCTGGTCACCGGCGACAACAGCCGCGAGGACTACGACGAGCCGGACGCCATGCGCGCCTATCTGACCCGGCACGGCGTCCCTGACCGGCGCGTCGTCAGCGACTACGCGGGGTTCGACACCTGGGACAGCTGCGTGCGCGCGAAGAAGATCTTCGGTGTCGACCGGGCGGTCCTGATCAGCCAGGGCTTCCACATCCGGCGCGCGGTGGCCCTGTGCCAGGCGGCGGGTGTCACGTCGTACGGCGTCGGAGTGGCCGCGAAGCACGACGTGACCTGGTACTACGGCGGCACCCGGGAGATCTTCGCGGCGGGCAAGGCGGCACTGGACGCGGTGTTCAGACCTGACCCGCACTTCCTGGGGCGCGAGGAGCCGGGCGTACGGCGGGCGTTGGAGGAGGCGGGGTGA
- a CDS encoding gamma-glutamylcyclotransferase family protein: MPFFVYGTLRPGERNHDLFLRGRTRAEEPGRLAGAVLYRGPGYPYAVEDRQGLVHGELVTARPEEYDGLLVALDALEEYVPGDPGNLYERVARDIVRESDGRPVRAWVYLAAPSVAQRLRAHGRLIDNGDWRTT, from the coding sequence CTGCCGTTCTTCGTCTACGGCACCCTGCGACCCGGCGAGCGCAACCACGACCTGTTCCTGCGCGGTCGCACCCGCGCCGAGGAACCGGGCCGCCTCGCCGGCGCCGTCCTCTACCGCGGGCCCGGCTACCCGTACGCCGTCGAGGACCGACAGGGCCTGGTCCACGGCGAGTTGGTGACCGCGCGCCCCGAGGAGTACGACGGCCTGCTGGTCGCCCTCGACGCGTTGGAGGAGTACGTGCCGGGCGACCCGGGCAACCTCTACGAGCGCGTCGCCCGCGACATCGTCCGGGAGAGCGACGGCCGTCCGGTCCGCGCCTGGGTCTACCTCGCGGCCCCGTCCGTCGCCCAACGCCTGCGCGCCCACGGCCGGTTGATCGACAACGGTGACTGGCGCACCACCTGA